One Rhodohalobacter sp. SW132 DNA segment encodes these proteins:
- a CDS encoding HipA domain-containing protein has translation MSKCLICANRVPNGKQYHPKCLQKLFDSREKPVLEVNLDQLNELAKKSVHQRVTVPGVQTKLSLEEDRKTDSADKLTIVGLWGRYILKPPSSKWPELPANEHCTMMLAEAAGIETVPYGLIHLGSGELAYITKRIDRDDKGNKFAMEDMCQLTGRLTEDKYKGSHEQIAKTVKQFSANPLFDLTRFYELVLFSYLTGNGDMHLKNFSLFNDPAVGWKLAPGYDLLNTRLVIPKEKDPEELALTLTGKKRNFNPDSFHDFGLSIGLNPKQIQNINQNFLGKHDIFNQTIEKSFLSDGMKELYHLILAKRCDILV, from the coding sequence ATGAGTAAGTGCCTGATCTGTGCCAACCGCGTACCTAATGGAAAGCAGTATCACCCCAAGTGCCTGCAGAAACTTTTTGACAGCAGAGAGAAACCCGTTTTGGAGGTTAACCTTGATCAGTTAAACGAACTGGCGAAAAAATCTGTCCATCAGCGTGTAACCGTACCCGGTGTTCAAACCAAGCTGTCGCTGGAAGAAGATCGTAAAACGGACTCTGCTGATAAACTAACGATTGTAGGTTTGTGGGGCAGATACATTTTGAAACCCCCATCAAGCAAATGGCCGGAACTGCCCGCCAATGAACACTGCACCATGATGCTGGCTGAAGCTGCCGGAATCGAAACCGTACCCTATGGATTGATCCATCTTGGCTCAGGAGAGCTGGCCTATATCACAAAACGGATTGACCGTGATGATAAAGGGAATAAGTTTGCCATGGAGGATATGTGTCAGCTTACCGGCCGGCTGACGGAAGACAAATACAAGGGATCACATGAGCAGATTGCCAAAACCGTTAAACAGTTTTCAGCAAACCCTCTCTTTGATCTCACCCGATTTTACGAGCTGGTGCTATTTTCATACCTGACAGGTAACGGAGATATGCACCTAAAGAACTTCTCGCTGTTTAACGATCCTGCAGTTGGCTGGAAATTAGCCCCGGGGTATGACCTCCTAAATACCCGATTGGTTATACCGAAAGAGAAAGATCCGGAAGAGCTGGCACTCACGCTTACGGGCAAGAAACGTAATTTTAACCCCGATTCATTTCATGATTTCGGCCTGTCAATCGGTTTGAATCCCAAGCAGATTCAAAATATTAATCAAAACTTTTTGGGTAAGCACGATATCTTCAATCAAACCATTGAGAAGTCATTTTTGTCAGATGGCATGAAGGAGTTATATCACCTGATCCTTGCGAAAAGATGTGACATTCTTGTTTAA
- a CDS encoding HipA N-terminal domain-containing protein — MSYRKADIYVHETKAGVLEETETGYRFQYESEYLSQKDADAVSLTLPIRKDPYESQVLFPFFDGLIPEGWLLDVVEDTWKVNPKDRMGILLVSCRDTIGNVSVREA, encoded by the coding sequence ATGAGCTATAGAAAAGCGGACATCTATGTTCATGAAACAAAAGCCGGAGTTCTTGAAGAGACCGAGACCGGTTATCGTTTTCAGTATGAATCGGAGTACCTCTCTCAAAAAGATGCCGACGCGGTTAGCTTAACTCTCCCAATCCGAAAAGATCCGTATGAGTCACAGGTTCTATTTCCATTCTTTGATGGATTGATACCGGAAGGATGGCTGCTGGATGTGGTTGAAGATACCTGGAAGGTAAACCCTAAAGACCGTATGGGGATCCTGCTTGTAAGCTGCCGGGATACCATTGGCAATGTAAGCGTGAGGGAAGCATGA
- a CDS encoding helix-turn-helix transcriptional regulator — translation MSYTTELIDFVKNRRDQLGLTQQELAERAGVGIRFVRDLEQGKESLRLDKVNQVLVLFGHKMGPIKIEDRDEL, via the coding sequence ATGAGTTACACAACAGAACTTATCGACTTTGTAAAAAACAGGCGTGATCAATTGGGCCTCACCCAGCAGGAGCTTGCCGAACGGGCAGGTGTAGGTATTCGATTTGTCCGGGACCTGGAACAGGGAAAAGAGAGCCTTCGGCTTGACAAGGTGAATCAGGTGCTTGTCCTTTTTGGTCATAAAATGGGACCCATAAAAATAGAGGACCGCGATGAGCTATAG